Proteins co-encoded in one Sulfuricystis thermophila genomic window:
- the lpxB gene encoding lipid-A-disaccharide synthase — MTRIALVAGEASGDLLAAHLIEALKCRLANAEFYGIGGPKMLRAGFDAWWPAESLAVRGYAEVLKHYRRIAGIRRALLKRLLADPPDVFIGVDAPDFNLWLETRLKRAGIPTVHYVSPSVWAWRGGRIHKIARACHRLLALFPFEPPLYEKVGLLVDYVGHPLADVLPLESQRKQARERLALNGRGPVIALLPGSRQSEVAYHADLFIRTARLLRERFPDAVFLVPLVSRETRTSFEETLWRLGGQDWLINEAPVHPGFEITHIELDAAPPVAGCMKLLFGHGQDALAACDGALVASGTATLEAALVKAPHVITYRMSEWSWRIMKRMGYLPWVGLPNILAGRFVVPEFLQYEATAENLAQALGNLVQDEEVKKRLTRCFTEMHRQLRQNTAEKAAAAILSLLGQA, encoded by the coding sequence ATGACGCGTATTGCCCTGGTGGCAGGCGAGGCGTCGGGCGACCTGCTGGCCGCACACTTGATCGAAGCGCTCAAGTGCCGTCTTGCCAACGCCGAGTTCTACGGCATCGGTGGGCCGAAGATGCTGCGCGCGGGCTTCGATGCCTGGTGGCCGGCGGAAAGCCTGGCAGTGCGCGGCTATGCCGAAGTTCTGAAGCACTATCGCAGGATTGCCGGGATACGCAGGGCGCTGCTCAAGCGTCTGCTCGCCGATCCCCCCGACGTCTTCATCGGCGTCGATGCGCCGGATTTCAACCTGTGGCTCGAAACTCGGCTCAAGCGCGCCGGCATTCCCACCGTGCACTATGTGAGCCCGTCGGTCTGGGCCTGGCGCGGCGGACGCATCCACAAGATCGCCCGCGCCTGCCACCGCCTGCTGGCGTTGTTTCCCTTCGAGCCGCCGCTTTATGAAAAAGTCGGTCTGCTGGTCGATTACGTCGGCCACCCGCTCGCCGACGTGCTGCCGCTCGAATCGCAGCGCAAGCAGGCACGCGAGCGGCTCGCTTTGAATGGCCGCGGGCCAGTGATCGCATTGCTGCCCGGCAGCCGCCAGTCGGAGGTCGCCTATCACGCGGATCTCTTCATCCGCACCGCGCGCCTACTGCGCGAGCGGTTTCCCGATGCGGTATTTCTGGTGCCGCTGGTGTCGCGCGAGACACGCACGTCGTTCGAAGAAACGCTCTGGAGGCTCGGTGGCCAGGACTGGCTGATCAACGAGGCGCCGGTGCACCCCGGTTTCGAGATCACCCACATCGAGCTCGATGCGGCACCGCCCGTCGCCGGCTGCATGAAGCTGTTGTTCGGCCATGGGCAGGATGCGCTCGCAGCCTGCGATGGCGCACTGGTGGCGAGCGGCACGGCGACGCTCGAAGCGGCGCTCGTCAAGGCGCCGCATGTCATCACCTATCGCATGTCCGAGTGGTCGTGGCGCATCATGAAACGGATGGGCTATTTGCCATGGGTGGGTTTGCCCAACATCCTCGCCGGCCGTTTCGTCGTCCCGGAATTCCTGCAGTACGAAGCGACGGCGGAGAACCTCGCCCAGGCGCTCGGCAATCTCGTCCAGGATGAGGAGGTCAAAAAACGTCTGACCCGCTGCTTTACCGAGATGCACCGGCAGTTGCGTCAAAACACCGCCGAGAAGGCGGCCGCGGCGATCCTGTCGCTGCTCGGACAAGCATGA
- the rnhB gene encoding ribonuclease HII yields MICGVDEAGRGPLAGPVVAAAVILDPTRPIVGLADSKKLSSAKRERLADEIRAKAIAWSVAEATVEEIDMINILQATLLAMQRAVAGLAVRPEEAWIDGNRCPQLEMPARAIVGGDATVAAISAASILAKTARDAIMLDLHACHPQYGFDRHMGYGTPEHLAALAAHGPCDAHRKSFAPVRQLILFA; encoded by the coding sequence ATGATCTGCGGCGTCGATGAGGCGGGCAGAGGACCCTTGGCCGGGCCGGTGGTCGCCGCGGCGGTGATCCTCGATCCAACTCGCCCCATCGTCGGTCTGGCCGACTCGAAGAAGCTGTCATCCGCCAAGCGCGAAAGACTCGCCGATGAGATCCGCGCCAAGGCCATCGCCTGGAGCGTGGCCGAGGCGACGGTCGAGGAAATCGACATGATCAACATCCTGCAGGCGACGCTGCTGGCGATGCAGCGCGCCGTGGCGGGGCTGGCCGTGCGTCCTGAAGAGGCGTGGATCGACGGCAACCGTTGCCCGCAACTGGAGATGCCGGCACGCGCCATCGTCGGCGGCGATGCGACGGTGGCGGCGATTTCCGCCGCTTCGATCCTCGCCAAGACGGCGCGCGACGCCATCATGCTCGACTTGCACGCATGCCATCCGCAATATGGCTTCGACCGGCACATGGGCTATGGCACGCCGGAGCATCTCGCGGCGCTCGCCGCGCACGGCCCCTGTGATGCACATCGCAAGAGCTTTGCGCCGGTGCGCCAACTGATACTGTTCGCATGA
- a CDS encoding TrmH family RNA methyltransferase gives MKTITSRDNPTFKALRDLAGDARRQKREGRALLEGPHLLAAALDHGVVPELVAVAEEAVDHPEIAALLARLPGVPVLCLRSTLFREVSELKTPVGILARIAVPNVTKAKDAVSSAPTLAPAGDCLLLDAVQDAGNVGTLLRTAAAAGVRDVLLGPGCAGAWTQRVLRAAQGAHFSLAIHENVDLAAFVQSFSGQSLATVAHGGESLYALDFSRPTAWLFGNEGAGLSPSLVAMAAKRVTIPLAADCESLNVAAAAAVCLFEMRRQRLIRHNPGGESTI, from the coding sequence ATGAAGACGATCACCTCACGTGACAACCCGACGTTCAAGGCTCTGCGCGATCTCGCAGGCGACGCGCGGCGGCAGAAGCGTGAAGGCCGCGCACTGCTGGAAGGTCCTCATCTGCTTGCCGCGGCGCTCGATCATGGCGTGGTTCCCGAGCTCGTCGCCGTGGCGGAAGAAGCCGTCGATCATCCCGAGATCGCCGCCCTACTGGCGCGCCTTCCCGGTGTGCCGGTGCTTTGTCTGCGCAGCACACTGTTTCGGGAGGTGAGCGAATTGAAGACGCCGGTCGGCATCCTGGCGCGCATTGCCGTGCCGAACGTGACCAAGGCTAAGGATGCCGTCTCATCAGCGCCGACTTTGGCTCCGGCGGGTGATTGTCTGCTGCTCGATGCGGTACAGGATGCCGGCAACGTCGGCACGCTGCTGCGCACTGCGGCGGCGGCCGGTGTGCGCGACGTGCTGCTCGGCCCGGGCTGCGCCGGTGCGTGGACGCAGCGCGTGCTGCGCGCTGCGCAGGGCGCGCATTTTTCGCTCGCCATCCACGAAAATGTCGATCTCGCCGCTTTCGTACAAAGCTTTTCCGGCCAATCGCTGGCCACCGTTGCGCATGGCGGCGAGTCGTTGTATGCGCTCGATTTCTCTCGACCGACTGCATGGCTGTTTGGCAATGAGGGAGCAGGGCTCTCCCCCAGCCTCGTGGCCATGGCCGCAAAGCGCGTGACGATTCCGCTCGCCGCGGACTGCGAATCGCTCAACGTCGCCGCGGCCGCCGCGGTCTGCCTCTTTGAAATGCGCCGGCAGCGCTTGATCAGGCATAATCCTGGCGGAGAGAGCACGATATGA
- a CDS encoding PAS domain S-box protein has protein sequence MMQNLEGFFAGSAALKTLLATLDSHAIVSATDVKGDIVYVNDRFCEVAGYVREELIGRNHRILKSGLHPDALYREMWRTIAGGDIWQGEVCNRKKNGEFYWVQASIAPIIDPATGKPRGYISIRTEITRQKQAEIAAKQSETYLRAILDCLGEGVYTLDRQGRCVFINAEGARLLGYAAEELIGKPLHEAIHHHRPDGRPLPAAECPIHLAMQQRRIYRSEAEVFFCKDGAPLPVKVTGAPLPQDGPFGGSVAVFSDRRIAVETERRLNEAKEAAERAARLKSEFLAVMSHEIRTPLNGVIGMADLLLDTHLDAEQTGFAKTIKLSADHLLQLIDDILDYSKLEAGAVELERAPVALATLIDGCLELVAPRLAGKPVMAYAHLAPDAPRGIWGDSARLRQILVNLLGNAAKFTEQGEIELAARRREEGKIEFVVRDTGIGIAPEALSRLFQPFSQAEAATTRRFGGTGLGLAISQRLARLMGGEITVESLPGQGSTFRLILPYEEAAIELPDAPSLAGRRVLLVGGTPEHRALWRELLASWRVIAEEDRSFETFRAGGGDAVLLLDAKEAVDHRAVFAGMPAFVFLSPAQIDQRKSLQEAGLIPILAPLTQSKVLDAFVAAFAAAQTEQPQGTVAATQPMPFSGRRILLAEDNAVNQRVASAMLQKLGCSVTIAGNGREAIERWSAEAYDLVLMDCQMPELDGFAATGEIRRLERDTGRHTIIIAMTANALEGDREKCLAAGMDDYLSKPVTRARLEEVLQRWLVPAATPVVAETQVIDPDRLAAATGDDAELAREILAIFADGLPELLARIEAAARQDDFSRLAAVAHELKGSAGNVGALPLSQAATAIEAAAKQGRQDARAMKRLVASGEEFLVWWRKQS, from the coding sequence ATGATGCAAAACCTCGAAGGCTTTTTCGCCGGGTCTGCTGCGCTCAAGACGTTGCTGGCCACGCTCGATAGCCATGCCATCGTCTCGGCGACCGATGTCAAAGGCGACATCGTCTATGTCAATGACCGGTTTTGCGAAGTCGCCGGCTATGTGCGTGAGGAACTGATCGGCCGCAACCACCGGATCCTCAAATCGGGTCTGCATCCGGACGCGCTCTACCGTGAGATGTGGCGCACCATTGCCGGTGGCGACATCTGGCAGGGCGAGGTTTGCAACCGCAAAAAGAACGGCGAGTTTTATTGGGTGCAGGCGAGCATCGCGCCGATCATCGATCCGGCAACGGGCAAACCGCGCGGCTACATCTCGATCCGCACCGAAATCACGCGCCAAAAACAGGCCGAGATCGCCGCCAAACAGTCGGAAACCTATCTGCGCGCCATTCTCGATTGTCTTGGCGAGGGCGTCTATACGCTCGATCGCCAGGGCCGTTGCGTATTCATCAACGCCGAAGGCGCGCGCCTGTTGGGTTATGCTGCCGAAGAGCTGATCGGCAAACCTCTGCACGAGGCCATCCACCACCACCGCCCCGACGGACGGCCCTTGCCGGCAGCCGAATGCCCGATCCATCTGGCGATGCAGCAGCGGCGCATCTACCGTTCCGAAGCAGAGGTTTTCTTCTGCAAGGATGGCGCTCCCCTGCCGGTCAAGGTCACCGGCGCGCCTTTGCCGCAGGATGGGCCTTTCGGCGGCTCGGTGGCTGTGTTTTCGGATCGCCGCATTGCGGTCGAGACCGAGCGCCGGCTCAACGAGGCGAAAGAAGCCGCCGAGCGTGCCGCGCGGCTCAAATCCGAATTCCTCGCCGTGATGAGCCACGAAATCCGCACGCCGTTGAATGGCGTGATCGGCATGGCCGATTTGCTGCTCGACACCCACCTCGACGCCGAACAGACCGGCTTTGCCAAAACGATCAAGCTCTCGGCCGATCATCTGTTGCAGCTGATCGACGACATCCTCGATTACTCGAAGCTCGAAGCCGGCGCGGTGGAGCTCGAACGTGCGCCGGTGGCGCTTGCCACGCTCATCGATGGCTGTCTCGAGCTCGTCGCGCCGCGGCTGGCCGGCAAGCCAGTGATGGCCTACGCGCATCTCGCGCCGGATGCGCCGCGCGGCATTTGGGGCGATTCGGCGCGCTTGCGGCAGATTCTCGTCAATCTGCTCGGCAATGCGGCCAAATTCACCGAGCAAGGCGAAATCGAGCTGGCGGCGCGTCGGCGTGAGGAAGGGAAGATCGAGTTCGTGGTGCGCGATACCGGCATCGGTATTGCGCCCGAGGCGCTCTCCCGTTTGTTCCAGCCGTTTTCCCAGGCCGAAGCCGCGACGACACGGCGCTTTGGCGGCACTGGGCTGGGATTGGCGATTTCGCAACGCCTGGCCCGGCTGATGGGGGGCGAGATCACCGTCGAAAGTCTCCCCGGCCAGGGATCGACCTTCAGGCTCATTCTGCCTTATGAGGAAGCGGCGATCGAGTTGCCCGATGCGCCCTCGCTGGCCGGTCGTCGCGTGCTGCTGGTGGGCGGCACGCCGGAACACAGGGCGCTGTGGCGCGAGCTGCTCGCCTCGTGGCGTGTTATCGCCGAGGAGGATCGGTCTTTCGAGACCTTCCGCGCCGGTGGCGGTGATGCCGTGTTGCTGCTCGATGCGAAAGAGGCGGTAGACCATCGAGCGGTTTTCGCCGGCATGCCGGCTTTCGTTTTCCTGTCACCGGCTCAGATCGATCAGCGCAAGTCTTTGCAAGAGGCTGGGCTGATACCGATATTGGCGCCCTTGACGCAATCGAAAGTGCTGGATGCGTTCGTCGCCGCCTTCGCAGCCGCGCAAACCGAACAACCTCAAGGGACTGTGGCGGCTACCCAGCCGATGCCATTTTCCGGTCGGCGCATCCTGCTGGCCGAGGACAATGCCGTCAATCAGCGCGTCGCCAGCGCGATGCTGCAAAAATTGGGCTGTTCCGTCACCATTGCCGGCAATGGTCGGGAAGCCATCGAGCGTTGGAGCGCCGAAGCCTATGACCTCGTGTTGATGGACTGCCAGATGCCGGAGCTCGACGGCTTTGCCGCCACTGGCGAGATTCGTCGGCTTGAGCGGGATACGGGACGCCATACGATCATCATCGCGATGACCGCCAATGCGCTCGAAGGCGACCGCGAGAAGTGTCTTGCCGCCGGCATGGACGATTACCTTTCCAAGCCGGTTACCCGCGCCAGGCTCGAAGAGGTCTTGCAACGCTGGCTCGTCCCGGCGGCGACCCCGGTCGTTGCCGAGACGCAGGTCATCGATCCCGACCGCCTTGCCGCGGCGACGGGCGATGATGCCGAGCTGGCGCGCGAGATTCTCGCCATCTTCGCCGATGGCTTGCCGGAGCTCCTCGCCCGCATCGAAGCCGCAGCCCGACAAGACGATTTCTCCCGGCTTGCCGCCGTGGCGCATGAGCTCAAGGGCTCTGCCGGCAATGTCGGCGCCTTGCCGCTTTCCCAGGCGGCGACGGCGATCGAGGCGGCGGCAAAACAGGGACGGCAAGATGCTCGAGCCATGAAGCGCCTGGTAGCCAGCGGCGAAGAATTTCTCGTCTGGTGGAGGAAGCAGTCATGA
- a CDS encoding PhnD/SsuA/transferrin family substrate-binding protein produces the protein MKRALIILAVLFLAAGVRAEEWRFAPLPMENPETVVAAWKPLLDYLAEKLGVTIRIDYSTSYAELLDKFAAGKLDLAYLGPLPYVELKKRLGAAEPLVHFKEKNGESFYTCALVTNADSGLRIERLVGKKIALTQPLSTCGYLATDGMLREKGSSLDKNRYRYLDKHDAVALAVSRGEYDAGGVKTAIARKYAHLGVVVLAESRPFPGFALVAHTGRIDPARRAQLVKLLSEVDPVIRQSWGEPIRHGAIAARDGDYDAVRRYLPAQPIPERGNF, from the coding sequence ATGAAGCGTGCGTTGATCATCCTGGCCGTGCTCTTTTTGGCCGCCGGCGTGCGCGCCGAGGAATGGCGTTTCGCGCCGCTACCGATGGAAAACCCGGAGACCGTGGTGGCGGCCTGGAAGCCGCTTCTGGACTATCTGGCCGAAAAGCTTGGCGTGACGATCCGCATCGACTATTCGACCAGCTATGCCGAGCTGCTCGACAAGTTCGCCGCCGGTAAACTCGATCTCGCCTACCTCGGCCCCTTGCCCTATGTCGAGCTGAAAAAAAGGCTTGGCGCAGCCGAGCCGCTGGTGCATTTCAAGGAAAAGAACGGCGAGAGCTTCTACACTTGCGCCTTGGTGACGAACGCCGACAGCGGATTGCGGATCGAGCGGCTCGTCGGCAAGAAGATCGCACTCACCCAGCCTTTGTCCACCTGCGGTTATCTGGCGACCGATGGCATGTTGCGTGAAAAGGGCAGCAGCCTGGATAAGAACCGCTATCGCTACCTCGACAAACACGATGCCGTGGCCTTGGCGGTCTCGCGCGGCGAATACGACGCCGGTGGCGTGAAGACCGCGATCGCGCGCAAATATGCGCATCTCGGCGTGGTCGTGTTGGCCGAATCGCGTCCCTTTCCGGGCTTTGCGCTCGTCGCTCACACCGGGCGCATCGATCCGGCGCGCCGCGCGCAGCTTGTGAAGCTCCTCAGCGAAGTCGACCCCGTCATCCGTCAGTCATGGGGCGAGCCAATCCGCCATGGCGCCATCGCCGCGCGGGATGGCGATTATGATGCCGTGCGCCGCTACTTGCCTGCGCAGCCGATTCCCGAACGGGGTAATTTCTGA
- a CDS encoding ATP-binding protein, whose amino-acid sequence MRKLWLHPWPWLTFAALLWTLLALWIAHEKEEMRTQEFRRELDVVSTAYRAAIEQHRLMAETLFSTQMRGSDVIEAIEKGLAAKDEMEAARWRGRLYRLLAPTYDRLVQQGVRQMQVFTPEGVSFLRLHQPDKFGDSLLEVRPSVRLVTREWRPVAGFEVGRLVSGFRFVFPLENAGKPIAAAEISLGFRTLRNALERISPQHEYALILEKNAASGVLWQERKGLYGPAELSPDYLIEDPKLELPDSAPRSATQHALDEKLAKLDLIKRGLASHEPFAAAVSHDEGWWVASFVPIKDVAGQHAGYLVGYAPVDSLAAIERDWDFYSAGAALALLLLALAAWRAHAARARLAAEREELATITSTMGDALYLSDQEGIVRFINPAFVELLGWPPEQVIGQRGHCLFHQPPDARCEAELCEILKTVAAGRRYAGEEAFYRADGTALPVEVVAAPILAHGRYAGSVTVFRDVTQRRETERVLREAKEAAEAAARAKSEFLANMSHEIRTPMNGVIGMAELLLDTPLSAEQREQAQTIRDSAASLLGILNDILDLSKIEAGGFALHRESFSPAELIGGIARMFAPLAEKKGVRLITQSEAGLPSSLLGDALRIRQVFVNLVGNALKFTEHGEVSVRLAWRDGRLRGEVIDTGIGIPNEVLPRLFQPFAQADASTTRRFGGTGLGLALCKRLVELMDGEIGVESCAGEGSTFWFEIPCPLAAEPAALDHEPAPPVAQRQGRVLLAEDNAVNRRIAEAMLGKLGHAVTSVADGRAAVEAWQNGHFDLVLMDCMMPEMDGYQAAREIRRLEAERGGHTPIVALTASVLEADRERCFAAGMDDFLPKPVTRAALEDKLSRWLTEASRNEE is encoded by the coding sequence ATGCGCAAGCTCTGGCTGCATCCCTGGCCCTGGTTGACGTTCGCTGCGCTGTTGTGGACGTTGCTGGCGCTCTGGATCGCCCATGAAAAAGAAGAAATGCGCACGCAGGAATTTCGCCGCGAACTCGACGTGGTGTCGACCGCATACCGCGCGGCGATCGAACAGCACCGGCTGATGGCCGAGACGCTGTTCTCCACACAGATGCGCGGGTCCGATGTCATCGAGGCGATCGAAAAGGGGCTTGCCGCGAAAGATGAAATGGAGGCGGCGCGCTGGCGGGGGCGGCTGTATCGGCTGCTGGCGCCTACCTATGATCGCCTCGTCCAGCAAGGCGTGCGTCAGATGCAGGTTTTTACCCCGGAGGGCGTGAGCTTCCTGCGGCTACATCAACCCGACAAGTTTGGTGATTCGCTGCTCGAGGTGCGCCCCTCGGTGCGCCTCGTCACCCGGGAATGGCGGCCGGTCGCCGGATTCGAGGTCGGGCGGCTGGTGTCCGGTTTCCGCTTCGTGTTCCCGCTCGAAAACGCGGGCAAGCCGATCGCCGCCGCCGAGATCAGCCTGGGTTTCCGTACGTTGCGCAATGCGCTCGAACGCATCTCGCCGCAGCACGAATATGCGTTGATCCTGGAAAAAAATGCCGCCAGCGGTGTGCTCTGGCAGGAGCGCAAAGGCTTGTATGGCCCTGCCGAGCTCTCGCCGGATTACCTGATCGAGGATCCCAAGCTCGAACTGCCCGATTCCGCGCCGCGCTCCGCCACCCAGCACGCGCTCGACGAGAAACTGGCGAAGCTCGATCTCATCAAGCGTGGCCTGGCCAGTCACGAGCCTTTCGCCGCCGCGGTGTCTCATGACGAGGGCTGGTGGGTCGCTTCCTTCGTGCCGATCAAGGATGTTGCGGGCCAGCATGCCGGCTATCTCGTGGGTTACGCGCCGGTCGATTCGCTCGCGGCGATCGAGCGCGACTGGGATTTCTATTCGGCGGGCGCAGCGCTGGCGTTGCTGCTCCTGGCGCTGGCGGCCTGGCGCGCCCATGCTGCCCGAGCGCGTCTGGCGGCCGAACGCGAAGAATTGGCGACGATCACCTCCACGATGGGCGATGCGCTCTATCTTTCCGATCAGGAGGGCATCGTGCGCTTCATCAATCCGGCCTTCGTCGAACTGCTCGGCTGGCCGCCTGAACAGGTCATTGGTCAGCGCGGCCATTGTCTTTTCCATCAGCCGCCCGATGCGCGCTGTGAAGCCGAACTCTGCGAGATTCTGAAAACGGTGGCTGCCGGCAGGCGCTATGCCGGCGAGGAGGCGTTCTACCGCGCCGATGGCACGGCCTTGCCGGTCGAGGTGGTGGCGGCGCCGATTCTTGCCCATGGACGCTATGCCGGATCGGTGACGGTGTTCCGTGATGTCACACAACGCCGCGAGACCGAGCGGGTCTTGCGGGAAGCCAAGGAGGCGGCCGAAGCCGCGGCGCGCGCCAAGTCGGAATTCCTCGCCAACATGAGCCATGAGATCCGCACGCCGATGAACGGCGTCATCGGCATGGCCGAGCTTCTGCTCGACACCCCGCTTTCAGCCGAGCAGCGCGAGCAGGCGCAAACCATCCGTGATTCGGCCGCAAGCCTCCTCGGCATCCTCAATGACATCCTGGACCTTTCGAAAATCGAGGCGGGCGGATTTGCGCTGCATCGCGAAAGCTTTTCACCGGCCGAGCTCATTGGCGGCATCGCCCGCATGTTCGCGCCGCTGGCGGAAAAGAAGGGCGTCCGGCTCATCACTCAGTCCGAGGCGGGCCTGCCCTCATCGCTTCTCGGCGATGCGCTGCGCATCCGGCAGGTGTTCGTCAATCTGGTTGGCAACGCGCTCAAATTCACCGAACACGGCGAGGTCTCCGTCCGGCTGGCCTGGCGCGACGGCCGACTGCGCGGCGAGGTGATCGATACCGGCATCGGCATCCCGAATGAGGTGTTGCCGCGCCTGTTTCAGCCCTTCGCGCAGGCCGATGCCTCGACGACGCGCCGCTTCGGTGGCACCGGTTTGGGCTTGGCGTTGTGCAAGCGTCTCGTCGAGCTGATGGACGGCGAGATCGGCGTGGAGAGTTGCGCCGGCGAAGGTTCCACGTTCTGGTTCGAGATTCCTTGTCCGCTTGCCGCGGAGCCGGCCGCGCTCGACCATGAGCCTGCGCCGCCTGTGGCGCAGCGGCAGGGCAGAGTGCTGCTTGCCGAAGACAACGCCGTCAATCGGCGCATTGCCGAAGCGATGCTCGGCAAGCTGGGGCATGCGGTCACCAGCGTCGCCGATGGCCGCGCGGCAGTGGAGGCCTGGCAAAATGGCCATTTCGATCTTGTGCTGATGGATTGCATGATGCCCGAGATGGATGGTTATCAGGCCGCGCGCGAGATTCGCCGGCTGGAGGCCGAACGTGGCGGACATACGCCGATCGTCGCCTTGACCGCCAGTGTGCTGGAAGCCGACCGTGAGCGCTGTTTCGCCGCCGGCATGGATGATTTCCTGCCCAAGCCGGTGACGCGGGCGGCGCTCGAAGACAAGCTCTCCCGCTGGCTGACCGAGGCGAGCAGAAATGAGGAGTAA
- a CDS encoding HD-GYP domain-containing protein, whose product MALILAVDDNATNLALLEALLAKIPEVETLALDDPALALEWCRENQPTLILLDYMMPVIDGLEFMRRLKTLPGRQETPVIMITADLEREVRYQALELGARDFLNKPIDRAELTSRIRNQLALIDAQKKLADRAAWLAEEVAKATADILAREKEAILRLSRAAEYRDPETGAHLLRMSNYSRLIASRLGLSSAEQELLLEASPMHDIGKVGIPDAILLKPGRLDDAEFLIMKRHAEIGYEILRDSPSPLIQAAAQIAWTHHEKYDGTGYPRGLAGEAIPLHGRIVAVADVFDALTSERPYKRAWPLDKARAFLEEQTGRHFDPACVTAFLAAWDDALAIHARYQETTL is encoded by the coding sequence ATGGCCCTGATTCTCGCCGTCGATGACAACGCCACCAATCTCGCGCTGCTGGAGGCGCTGTTGGCGAAGATTCCGGAGGTCGAGACCCTCGCCCTCGATGATCCGGCCTTGGCGCTCGAGTGGTGCCGCGAAAACCAGCCGACGCTGATCCTGCTCGACTACATGATGCCGGTCATCGATGGCCTCGAATTCATGCGTCGCTTGAAGACGCTGCCAGGGCGGCAGGAGACGCCGGTGATCATGATCACCGCCGATCTCGAGCGCGAGGTGCGTTACCAGGCGCTCGAGCTGGGCGCGCGCGATTTCCTCAACAAGCCGATCGACCGCGCCGAGCTCACTTCGCGCATCAGGAATCAGCTGGCGCTGATCGACGCACAAAAAAAACTGGCCGACCGCGCCGCCTGGCTGGCCGAAGAAGTGGCCAAGGCGACCGCCGACATCCTCGCACGCGAAAAAGAGGCTATCCTGCGCTTATCCCGCGCGGCCGAATACCGCGATCCGGAAACCGGCGCGCATCTATTACGCATGTCCAACTATTCGCGGCTCATCGCCTCCCGCCTGGGGCTTTCATCGGCCGAACAGGAGCTGCTCCTCGAAGCGAGCCCCATGCACGACATCGGCAAGGTCGGCATTCCCGATGCGATCCTGCTCAAACCGGGCCGGCTGGATGATGCCGAGTTTTTGATCATGAAACGCCATGCCGAGATCGGCTACGAGATTCTGCGTGATTCGCCTTCGCCGCTCATTCAGGCGGCGGCGCAGATCGCCTGGACGCACCATGAAAAATACGATGGCACGGGGTATCCGCGGGGGCTCGCTGGCGAGGCGATCCCGCTCCATGGTCGCATCGTCGCCGTGGCCGATGTCTTCGATGCGCTGACTTCCGAGCGTCCCTACAAGCGCGCTTGGCCGCTCGACAAGGCGCGCGCCTTCCTCGAAGAACAGACGGGCAGGCATTTCGACCCCGCTTGTGTCACCGCTTTCCTGGCCGCCTGGGATGATGCGCTGGCGATTCATGCCCGTTATCAGGAGACGACACTTTGA